The Echeneis naucrates chromosome 10, fEcheNa1.1, whole genome shotgun sequence genome has a window encoding:
- the tmem129 gene encoding E3 ubiquitin-protein ligase TM129 isoform X2: MESPELSFTLVYVVFCLCFVFTPTEFHSAGLTIQNLFSSWLGSEDLGFVQYHVRRTTVTLLVHSALPIGYYMGMCVAAPDRNLGYVFQVSDGWRAFLLLSLCVQVTSWMFIIYWSRHHWHNHPISRALEAHMHPSHSDWCSVAASINTEFRRIDKFATGAPGARVIVTDSWVLKVTTYHVYVALQSECHVTVTESRQHQLSPDSASPAQILTLRVDSINPAVKPFDIRLQSTEYGDLREKLHAPIRNAANVVIHQTISELFLETFRAQVELNQPYPLPTGQGLKVTQTASSVSADPCGVYPVWVDGLPAAKTSRDLRPGCPARSPVPPVEPDSVSWMCVRFAEIIHQCHVK; this comes from the exons ATGGAGAGTCCAGAGCTCAGTTTCACTCTGGTCTACGTCgtcttttgtctgtgtttcgTTTTCACGCCCACCGAGTTCCACTCAGCCGGTCTCACCATTCAGAACCTCTTCTCGTCCTGGCTAGGCAGCGAAGACTTGGGCTTCGTTCAGTACCATGTCCGGAGGACCACAGTCACCTTGCTGGTCCACTCCGCGCTGCCTATAG GTTACTATATGGGGATGTGTGTAGCTGCTCCAGATAGGAACCTGGGCTATGTTTTTCAG GTGAGTGATGGCTGGAGAgcgtttctcctcctctcactctgcGTCCAGGTAACCAGCTGGATGTTCATCATCTACTGGTCCCGCCATCACTGGCACAATCACCCAATCAGCCGAGCCTTGGAGGCCCACATGCACCCCTCTCACTCTGACTGGTGCTCTGTGGCAGCCAGCATTAACACAGAGTTCAGACGGATCGATAAATTTGCAACAGGCGCCCCGGGGGCCAGAGTTATTGTTACTGACAGCTGGGTGTTAAAG GTGACCACCTATCATGTCTACGTGGCCTTACAGAGTGAATGTCATGTGACTGTGACAGAATCCAGGCAGCACCAGCTGAGTCCAGACTCTGCCTCGCCTGCTCAGATCCTGACCCTGAGAGTAGACAGCATCAATCCAGCAGTCAAACCATTTGATATCAG GCTGCAGTCCACAGAGTATGGCGATCTCCGGGAGAAGCTCCACGCCCCCATCAGAAATGCTGCCAATGTGGTGATCCATCAGACCATCAGTGAACTCTTCCTGGAGACCTTTAGAGCACAGGTGGAACTCAACCAGCCATATCCTCTGCCCACTGGACAG ggTCTGAAAGTGACTCAGACTGCCAGCAGTGTTTCTGCAGACCCATGTGGTGTCTATCCTGTTTGGGTCGATGGTTTGCCAGCCGCCAAGACCAGCAGAGACCTGAGACCTGGTTGTCCAGCACGGTCCCCTGTCCCACCTGTAGAGCCAGATTCTGTATCCTGGATGTGTGTGCGGTTCGCTGAGATCATACACCAATGtcatgtaaaatga
- the tmem129 gene encoding E3 ubiquitin-protein ligase TM129 isoform X1, whose protein sequence is MESPELSFTLVYVVFCLCFVFTPTEFHSAGLTIQNLFSSWLGSEDLGFVQYHVRRTTVTLLVHSALPIGYYMGMCVAAPDRNLGYVFQVSDGWRAFLLLSLCVQVTSWMFIIYWSRHHWHNHPISRALEAHMHPSHSDWCSVAASINTEFRRIDKFATGAPGARVIVTDSWVLKVTTYHVYVALQSECHVTVTESRQHQLSPDSASPAQILTLRVDSINPAVKPFDIRLQSTEYGDLREKLHAPIRNAANVVIHQTISELFLETFRAQVELNQPYPLPTGQEVESCIGCMQVLACTKLVKLCHTDGSESDSDCQQCFCRPMWCLSCLGRWFASRQDQQRPETWLSSTVPCPTCRARFCILDVCAVR, encoded by the exons ATGGAGAGTCCAGAGCTCAGTTTCACTCTGGTCTACGTCgtcttttgtctgtgtttcgTTTTCACGCCCACCGAGTTCCACTCAGCCGGTCTCACCATTCAGAACCTCTTCTCGTCCTGGCTAGGCAGCGAAGACTTGGGCTTCGTTCAGTACCATGTCCGGAGGACCACAGTCACCTTGCTGGTCCACTCCGCGCTGCCTATAG GTTACTATATGGGGATGTGTGTAGCTGCTCCAGATAGGAACCTGGGCTATGTTTTTCAG GTGAGTGATGGCTGGAGAgcgtttctcctcctctcactctgcGTCCAGGTAACCAGCTGGATGTTCATCATCTACTGGTCCCGCCATCACTGGCACAATCACCCAATCAGCCGAGCCTTGGAGGCCCACATGCACCCCTCTCACTCTGACTGGTGCTCTGTGGCAGCCAGCATTAACACAGAGTTCAGACGGATCGATAAATTTGCAACAGGCGCCCCGGGGGCCAGAGTTATTGTTACTGACAGCTGGGTGTTAAAG GTGACCACCTATCATGTCTACGTGGCCTTACAGAGTGAATGTCATGTGACTGTGACAGAATCCAGGCAGCACCAGCTGAGTCCAGACTCTGCCTCGCCTGCTCAGATCCTGACCCTGAGAGTAGACAGCATCAATCCAGCAGTCAAACCATTTGATATCAG GCTGCAGTCCACAGAGTATGGCGATCTCCGGGAGAAGCTCCACGCCCCCATCAGAAATGCTGCCAATGTGGTGATCCATCAGACCATCAGTGAACTCTTCCTGGAGACCTTTAGAGCACAGGTGGAACTCAACCAGCCATATCCTCTGCCCACTGGACAG GAAGTGGAGTCCTGTATCGGCTGCATGCAAGTCCTAGCATGTACCAAGCTGGTGAAGCTCTGCCATACGGAtg ggTCTGAAAGTGACTCAGACTGCCAGCAGTGTTTCTGCAGACCCATGTGGTGTCTATCCTGTTTGGGTCGATGGTTTGCCAGCCGCCAAGACCAGCAGAGACCTGAGACCTGGTTGTCCAGCACGGTCCCCTGTCCCACCTGTAGAGCCAGATTCTGTATCCTGGATGTGTGTGCGGTTCGCTGA
- the tmem129 gene encoding E3 ubiquitin-protein ligase TM129 isoform X3 produces MESPELSFTLVYVVFCLCFVFTPTEFHSAGLTIQNLFSSWLGSEDLGFVQYHVRRTTVTLLVHSALPIGYYMGMCVAAPDRNLGYVFQVSPAPDGWRAFLLLSLCVQVTSWMFIIYWSRHHWHNHPISRALEAHMHPSHSDWCSVAASINTEFRRIDKFATGAPGARVIVTDSWVLKVTTYHVYVALQSECHVTVTESRQHQLSPDSASPAQILTLRVDSINPAVKPFDIRLQSTEYGDLREKLHAPIRNAANVVIHQTISELFLETFRAQVELNQPYPLPTGQEVESCIGCMQVLACTKLVKLCHTDDCQQCFCRPMWCLSCLGRWFASRQDQQRPETWLSSTVPCPTCRARFCILDVCAVR; encoded by the exons ATGGAGAGTCCAGAGCTCAGTTTCACTCTGGTCTACGTCgtcttttgtctgtgtttcgTTTTCACGCCCACCGAGTTCCACTCAGCCGGTCTCACCATTCAGAACCTCTTCTCGTCCTGGCTAGGCAGCGAAGACTTGGGCTTCGTTCAGTACCATGTCCGGAGGACCACAGTCACCTTGCTGGTCCACTCCGCGCTGCCTATAG GTTACTATATGGGGATGTGTGTAGCTGCTCCAGATAGGAACCTGGGCTATGTTTTTCAGGTCAGCCCCGCCCC TGATGGCTGGAGAgcgtttctcctcctctcactctgcGTCCAGGTAACCAGCTGGATGTTCATCATCTACTGGTCCCGCCATCACTGGCACAATCACCCAATCAGCCGAGCCTTGGAGGCCCACATGCACCCCTCTCACTCTGACTGGTGCTCTGTGGCAGCCAGCATTAACACAGAGTTCAGACGGATCGATAAATTTGCAACAGGCGCCCCGGGGGCCAGAGTTATTGTTACTGACAGCTGGGTGTTAAAG GTGACCACCTATCATGTCTACGTGGCCTTACAGAGTGAATGTCATGTGACTGTGACAGAATCCAGGCAGCACCAGCTGAGTCCAGACTCTGCCTCGCCTGCTCAGATCCTGACCCTGAGAGTAGACAGCATCAATCCAGCAGTCAAACCATTTGATATCAG GCTGCAGTCCACAGAGTATGGCGATCTCCGGGAGAAGCTCCACGCCCCCATCAGAAATGCTGCCAATGTGGTGATCCATCAGACCATCAGTGAACTCTTCCTGGAGACCTTTAGAGCACAGGTGGAACTCAACCAGCCATATCCTCTGCCCACTGGACAG GAAGTGGAGTCCTGTATCGGCTGCATGCAAGTCCTAGCATGTACCAAGCTGGTGAAGCTCTGCCATACGGAtg ACTGCCAGCAGTGTTTCTGCAGACCCATGTGGTGTCTATCCTGTTTGGGTCGATGGTTTGCCAGCCGCCAAGACCAGCAGAGACCTGAGACCTGGTTGTCCAGCACGGTCCCCTGTCCCACCTGTAGAGCCAGATTCTGTATCCTGGATGTGTGTGCGGTTCGCTGA